A single Drosophila miranda strain MSH22 chromosome XR, D.miranda_PacBio2.1, whole genome shotgun sequence DNA region contains:
- the LOC108165364 gene encoding uncharacterized protein LOC108165364 has translation MNIRRCCQLIIPGLLLAWYLRAARATRSLQIESHKCDYNGKYIESFNVSVVENRISCELLTKVRIPSAVKLHMGLERGAGPLGPYNSFFQYDIDYCKTVGSYRKTLFQKWILSVVKSGKFPRRCPWAKGTYSLRDWELSDELIPQFIVPGHYRSKIITHLGSLGRPTYEMLVECVIISQLI, from the exons ATGAATATCCGAAGGTGTTGCCAGCTAATAATTCCCGGCCTGCTCTTGGCCTGGTATCTGCGAGCGGCTCGAGCCACT AGAAGTTTGCAGATTGAGAGTCACAAGTGCGACTACAATGGGAAGTACATCGAGAGCTTCAATGTGTCGGTCGTGGAGAACCGCATCTCCTGTGAGCTGCTGACCAAAGTGCGGATCCCATCGGCAGTGAAGTTACACATGGGCCTCGAAAGGGGCGCTGGCCCCCTGGGACCCTACAACTCGTTCTTCCAGTACGACATCGATTACTGCAAGACGGTCGGCTCCTATCGCAAGACCCTGTTCCAGAAATGGATCCTCAGCGTGGTCAAAAGCGGAaagtttcccaggcgctgccCCTGGGCGAAGGGCACGTACTCGCTCAGGGACTGGGAGCTGAGCGACGAGCTCATACCGCAATTCATAGTCCCAGGACACTATCGGAGCAAAATTATCACCCATCTGGGGAGCCTGGGCAGACCCACCTACGAAATGCTGGTCGAGTGCGTGATTATTTCGCAGCTGATATGA
- the LOC108165363 gene encoding uncharacterized protein LOC108165363, whose product MRNNQIAGLNFGWDYFKRVWRLSLELLDFGFSQHLTKISKRSMKFHSSGRFGLLVGLLLAATEVMGKINMIDSVCSDFNRSYLSNVSLVVRNSRVYFDTFLLRGLDTGVTMDLEFRIGVPKSREYKRIFQYSLDMCSILALKKRSMFKRWFSTFFEAGNFPRYCPVHPNHYFLKDYNYNTLFIPTFLYAGQYKVTFNMTQYRDKRKTRDFVVACAFYAEIK is encoded by the exons ATGCGCAATAACCAAATTGCTGGCCTCAATTTTGGGTGGGATTATTTTAAACGTGTCTGGCGTTTGAGTCTGGAACTTTTGGACTTTGGGTTCAGTCAGCATTTGACGAAAATATCGAAAAGATCAATGAAATTTCACTCCTCCGGACGTTTCGGGCTCTTGGTGGGGTTGTTGTTGGCTGCGACGGAGGTG ATGGGGAAAATAAATATGATAGACAGCGTGTGCAGCGACTTCAATCGGAGCTACCTCTCCAACGTGTCGTTGGTGGTGAGGAATTCCAGGGTATATTTCGATACATTCCTGCTGCGCGGCCTGGACACGGGCGTGACAATGGACCTGGAGTTCCGCATAGGCGTCCCCAAGTCCAGGGAATACAAGAGGATCTTCCAGTACTCGCTGGACATGTGCAGCATACTGGCCCTGAAGAAGAGAAGCATGTTCAAGCGCTGGTTTTCCACCTTCTTCGAGGCCGGCAACTTCCCGCGCTACTGCCCCGTGCATCCGAACCACTACTTCCTGAaggactacaactacaacacGCTCTTCATTCCCACGTTTCTGTACGCGGGCCAGTACAAGGTGACGTTCAACATGACCCAGTACAGGGACAAGCGAAAGACTAGGGACTTTGTGGTGGCCTGCGCCTTCTACGCGGAAATAAAGTAG
- the LOC108165362 gene encoding uncharacterized protein LOC108165362 has product MLNLFTITTLLFLHQDNGDLCVGQSTFVFQTGKCSFNEKYFDNFSLAIVNNTMDLDMVTPRTIPRGLKVLIDVQISLDRGKSYQRLFAHILDTCSIVSSVRTSMFKSWFESMRDHGNFMTNCPVPPGHYFLRNWRLDSQLVPHYLMPGDYRVLAHFFFGKQKTKHEDIALDMDIYALLRKS; this is encoded by the exons ATGTTGAATTTATTCACCATTACAACGCTGCTCTTCCTCCACCA GGATAACGGGGACCTGTGTGTGGGCCAGTCCACGTTTGTCTTCCAGACGGGCAAGTGCAGCTTCAACGAGAAGTACTTTGATAACTTCAGCCTGGCCATCGTCAACAACACCATGGACCTGGACATGGTGACGCCCAGGACGATTCCGCGGGGCCTCAAGGTCCTCATCGATGTCCAGATCAGCCTCGACAGGGGTAAGAGCTACCAGCGACTCTTCGCCCACATCCTGGACACCTGCAGCATTGTCTCCTCGGTGCGGACCAGCATGTTCAAGAGCTGGTTCGAGAGCATGCGCGATCACGGCAACTTCATGACCAACTGCCCCGTGCCCCCGGGCCACTACTTCCTCCGCAACTGGAGGCTGGACTCGCAGCTGGTGCCGCACTACCTGATGCCCGGCGACTACCGCGTGTTGGCCCACTTCTTCTTTGGCAAGCAGAAGACCAAGCACGAGGACATTGCCCTCGACATGGACATCTACGCGCTCCTGAGGAAATCATAG
- the LOC108165361 gene encoding uncharacterized protein LOC108165361: MLKLFTITTLLVATQATGKCTFNEKHFNNFTLAIVNNTLYMDIVTPRTIPRGLKVLIDVQISLDKRRNYQRLFAYVLDVCAVVSSVKSSMFKSWFQSILQHGNFMSNCPVPPGRYFLHDWKLESQLVPHYLMPGDYRVFSHFFYGKHKTRHEDFVLDIDIYAVMRAA; encoded by the exons ATGTTGAAGCTATTCACCATTACAACGCTGCTCGTGGCCACGCAGGCA ACGGGCAAGTGCACATTTAATGAGAAGCACTTCAATAACTTCACCCTGGCCATCGTCAACAACACCCTGTACATGGACATAGTGACGCCCAGGACGATTCCGCGGGGCCTCAAGGTCCTCATAGACGTGCAAATCAGCCTGGACAAGAGAAGGAACTACCAGCGGCTCTTCGCCTACGTCCTGGACGTCTGCGCCGTGGTCTCATCGGTGAAGTCCAGCATGTTCAAGAGCTGGTTCCAGAGCATCCTCCAGCACGGCAACTTCATGAGCAACTGCCCCGTGCCCCCGGGCCGCTACTTCCTGCACGACTGGAAGCTGGAATCGCAGCTGGTGCCGCACTACCTGATGCCCGGGGATTACCGCGTGTTCTCGCACTTCTTCTACGGGAAGCACAAGACCAGACACGAGGACTTTGTCCTCGACATAGACATCTATGCGGTGATGAGGGCGGCATAG
- the LOC108165360 gene encoding uncharacterized protein LOC108165360, whose protein sequence is MAQVSIGGEGPSAGSNSPFYGQPSAVSLSRLHCEQNPKYFRTLNVTIANNTITADIYLAQGLKAGFRGHIDVQLRLTNAKKFQSLVQTDTDYCELLSSLKESLFRRWIHSVAKNSNFMENCPIPAGPYYLKGYQVDMGLVPSYLLNGDYRLRALVYYGKYRSKGRLFLLECTVEASMK, encoded by the coding sequence ATGGCCCAGGTAAGCATCGGAGGAGAAGGCCCGAGTGCAGGATCTAACAGCCCCTTTTACGGCCAGCCCAGTGCGGTGAGCCTCAGCCGGCTCCACTGTGAGCAGAACCCCAAGTATTTCAGAACCCTGAACGTCACGATCGCCAACAACACCATCACGGCGGACATATATCTGGCGCAGGGCCTGAAGGCGGGCTTCCGCGGCCACATAGACGTCCAGCTGCGGCTGACGAACGCCAAGAAGTTCCAGAGCCTGGTCCAGACCGACACCGACTACTGCGAGCTGCTCTCGAGCCTAAAGGAGTCCCTGTTCCGGCGCTGGATCCACAGCGTGGCCAAGAACAGCAACTTCATGGAGAACTGCCCGATCCCGGCGGGACCCTACTACCTCAAGGGCTATCAAGTGGACATGGGTCTGGTGCCGTCGTACCTCCTGAACGGCGACTACCGCCTGCGGGCCCTCGTCTACTACGGCAAGTATCGCAGCAAGGGCCGGCTGTTCCTTCTCGAGTGCACTGTGGAGGCCTCCATGAAATAG
- the LOC108150986 gene encoding uncharacterized protein LOC108150986, with translation MTFKTGDCRYNRQIFSNFTMQIINTKLLMDMVVASTIQQGLKAHLGFEFRLAKGRPYQSIYQHDINYCAMIRGAQESIYRRWFTSMLKFGNFATSCPVGRGYYYLHGWTLDASYIPSFFYLGDYRISGRFFYGRFKKKEDNPMLECSVEAVLN, from the coding sequence ATGACCTTCAAGACGGGGGACTGCCGGTACAACCGGCAGATATTCTCAAACTTCACGATGCAGATAATCAACACGAAACTGCTAATGGATATGGTCGTCGCCTCGACCATTCAGCAGGGCCTGAAGGCCCACCTGGGCTTCGAGTTCCGGCTGGCCAAGGGCAGGCCCTACCAGAGCATCTACCAGCACGACATCAACTACTGTGCCATGATCAGAGGGGCCCAGGAGTCGATCTACCGCCGCTGGTTCACGTCCATGCTGAAGTTCGGAAACTTTGCAACAAGCTGCCCCGTTGGCAGGGGCTACTACTACCTGCACGGCTGGACGCTGGACGCCAGCTACATTCCCTCGTTCTTCTATCTAGGCGACTACCGGATCTCCGGTAGATTCTTCTACGGCCGGTTCAAGAAGAAAGAGGACAATCCCATGCTGGAATGCTCTGTGGAAGCCGTCCTGAACTAA
- the LOC108165359 gene encoding uncharacterized protein LOC108165359 — protein MTFKTGGSRFDPKIFSNFTVQIVNGKMAIDMVIVSPLSQGLKAHLGFDFRLDKGRPYQSIYQHDINYCALIRGAQESLYRRWFTSMLKVGNFSTSCPIGRGYYYLHGWTLDASYIPSFFYVGDYRISVTLFYGRFKKNDENPLVEFYVEAVLT, from the coding sequence ATGACCTTCAAGACGGGCGGCAGTAGATTCGACCCGAAGATATTCTCCAACTTCACGGTCCAGATCGTCAATGGCAAAATGGCGATCGATATGGTGATCGTCTCCCCCCTTTCGCAGGGCCTGAAGGCCCACCTGGGCTTCGACTTCCGCCTGGACAAGGGCAGGCCCTACCAGAGCATCTACCAGCACGACATCAACTACTGTGCCCTGATCAGAGGGGCCCAGGAGTCGCTCTACCGTCGCTGGTTCACTTCCATGCTGAAGGTGGGAAACTTCTCCACCAGCTGCCCCATTGGCAGGGGCTACTACTACCTGCACGGCTGGACGCTGGACGCCAGCTACATTCCCTCGTTCTTCTACGTGGGAGACTACCGCATCTCTGTGACGTTGTTCTACGGCAGGTTTAAGAAGAACGATGAGAATCCGCTCGTGGAGTTCTACGTGGAGGCGGTGCTCACCTGA
- the LOC108165358 gene encoding uncharacterized protein LOC108165358 — protein sequence MGRQMMCMLQLVEFLCLFLRSAEAVSIFQGHPQRVSHSLSRQDRNIRFIAGESRFNREYFDNFSFSIRNDQIFLEMNLRRPLPKGWRARLDFQLRVGNTKSFQSLFSTSVDVCHIVNAAKVNLFKKWYKNMLKYGNFLRQCPLKAGHYYLRGWQFGEGLVPPFITSGSYRLQTYNFYGKYKGKDEDFIMSCTAEAIIHQPSSDLASNG from the coding sequence ATGGGTCGTCAGATGATGTGTATGTTACAGCTTGTGGAGTTTCTGTGTCTGTTTCTGCGCTCCGCCGAGGCGGTGAGTATTTTCCAGGGACATCCACAGCGGGTTTCTCACTCTTTGTCCCGTCAGGATCGCAACATCCGATTCATCGCTGGGGAAAGTCGGTTCAACCGCGAATACTTCGACAACTTCTCCTTCAGCATACGCAACGATCAGATCTTTCTGGAGATGAACCTGCGGCGGCCCCTGCCGAAGGGCTGGCGGGCCCGCCTGGACTTCCAGCTGCGGGTGGGCAACACGAAGAGCTTCCAGAGCCTGTTCTCCACCAGCGTGGACGTGTGCCACATTGTGAACGCCGCCAAGGTGAATCTGTTCAAAAAGTGGTACAAGAACATGCTCAAGTACGGCAACTTCCTGCGCCAGTGCCCCCTCAAGGCGGGCCACTACTACCTGAGGGGCTGGCAGTTCGGGGAGGGCCTGGTGCCGCCGTTCATAACGAGCGGCTCGTACCGCCTGCAGACCTACAACTTCTACGGCAAGTACAAGGGCAAAGACGAAGACTTCATAATGAGCTGCACGGCCGAGGCCATCATCCATCAGCCATCATCTGATCTGGCATCGAATGGCTAA
- the LOC108165357 gene encoding uncharacterized protein LOC108165357, which yields MCKLPHYSVIILLCLQSELVAGERSVEFLAGNCSYNPKYFKNFSLTISRNMMNMDMDLNRPILRGFRVHFDIQLRLANAKNFQSVFSQVNDVCAVTSTVKNSLFKSWFKDMTKHGNFMYNCPVQMGHYYMHDWRMGSAMTHRFLIPGEYRGKLEFFYGKYKTKSYDETLTLMIDAILSN from the exons ATGTGCAAATTGCCTCATTACTCCGTGATTATTCTGCTCTGCCTTCAATCGGAGCTCGTTGCAGGG GAACGCAGTGTGGAGTTCCTGGCGGGCAACTGCAGCTACAACCCGAAGTACTTCAAGAACTTCTCGCTGACCATTTCGAGGAATATGATGAACATGGACATGGACCTCAACAGGCCCATCCTGAGGGGCTTCAGGGTGCACTTCGACATCCAGCTGCGGCTGGCGAATGCCAAGAACTTCCAGTCGGTCTTCAGCCAGGTGAACGACGTCTGTGCCGTCACCTCGACCGTGAAAAACAGCCTGTTCAAGTCCTGGTTCAAGGACATGACGAAGCACGGCAATTTCATGTACAACTGCCCCGTCCAGATGGGCCACTACTACATGCACGACTGGCGCATGGGCAGCGCCATGACCCACAGGTTCCTCATTCCGGGCGAGTACCGCGGCAAGCTCGAGTTCTTCTACGGGAAGTACAAGACCAAGTCCTACGACGAGACCCTCACCCTGATGATTGATGCGATCCTGTCGAACTAA